The Prevotella herbatica genome contains the following window.
TCATCCAATGAAGTCCCAGTAATGCTCCGCACATAGCAAGTTGTGCTAGTTTCTTTAGACTAATCTTTGGAAGCCCAGTAAACACAATTAGTATTAGTGATGTGAAAAACATACGATACCATACGATGTCTACTTCATTAAGTGTTATTAATTTACCAAATAGACCTGTAAATCCAGCAAGCATTACACTTAAATGCAGTTGTATAAAGGCTTTATTCGTCTTTTCCATTTATATATTTAATGGTGCTCTGGAACTATAGCTAGATATTCAACGTCTTCGCTAGTAGTATTTTCCATGTAATGGTTATGGTTCATTGGACAATAATGCACCTGACCTTCTTTAGCAGTCTCAACATTTCCATCATAATGGAATGTCACGCTACCTTTAAGTATATATACTATTTCACAATTCCCCTCATGAGTGTGAAGACCTGTTGATGCTCCTGATTTAAGAACACTCTTCATAATCTTTACTTTTTCATCAACATAATTGCGGGTGTCAAGTTCGCCTTGACCTCCTTTAAAGCCCATTATCTTGGCTTCTTCAATGTCTTTAAAATCAATTATCATAATTGTTTTGGTTTATGGCTGAAAGTTTATCCTGCTTCCAGCTTATTAACATTCTCGGCAAAGGTAATAAAAAAAAGGTAACCTCAGAAAGAGATTACCTTTTTTTATATATTATCTAAGTTCAATTTCTATATTAGAAAATCAAACGGAAACCAATTTGTGCATGCCAGCGTGAAGCGATGTTGCTTGCAGTAGGTGTGTTGTTTGAATTATAATAGAATGTTGTTTGATTATTCTTGAAACCTGCAAATGTAAGTGGAGACAAGTTGTATGCATTGTCATATTTAGCACCCCATTTCTTATTAAGCATGTTTGCAAAATTCATTATGTCAAATGTAATCTGGAACTTTCCTAATCCCTTGCCATTATATATAGTCTGTGCTAAATGGAGATTGATTTCATGTTCCCAAGGAGTTAGCTGAGAATTACGTTTTGCATATTGACCACGATGATTCTTAGCATAGCTATCACTCTCAATCCAGTCTTCGTATGCCTGACGGCTTTGGTCTGCAGTCATGATTACAGCCTTAGTCTTACTATTTACATTATCTACGAAATTCATGACAGCAAGTTCTTCTTTAGTCGGAATGTAAAGTAAGCTGTTACCATTGAATCCATCGCCGTTGTAGTCGCTCTTTTCGTTCATTGTGAGGCTGTAACGACCACCACTATATCCGTTGTATGTAACAGCAACAGTTGTGCTCATCCAATTATTCCAGTATTTAGGAGAATCGTATGAAACCTGAACAGTTACCTGATGTGGGATATCAAATTTAGACCAGCTAAGTTCGTGTGCATCATTTGTGTTACGGCTATAGTTGTATTTCCAGTTAGAATATGCAACAGAAGATGTTCCGTCATTTACAGAATATGAGTGACCAAATGTGTAACTAGCCATTAAATTCAAACCAAAATCAAAGCTCTTTTCAAGTTTGGCTGAAACATTATAAGAATATCCTTTGCTTGTGTTACGAAGATTGATGATACTGTAGTAAGGCATATTTGCTTGAACCTTAGTGTAGCTTGTTACAGCAGAAGCCTCTACACCCTGTACAGCGTAAGTCTTATTACCTTGGTCGGAATATGCAAGATTCTCAAAGAAAACATTGTTCATATTCTTAGAGTAGATACCTTCTAATGTAAATTTGATATCCTCTGGTAGTCTCTGTTCAAGAGCAAGGTTAGCACGGAATACTTGTGGGTATTTAAAGTTTTTCTGAATTGTTACAATATCAGGAGACAATGAACCACCCTGATTTGCTGCATCAATGAGTTTATCTTTGTAATCTGTTATGTTAGGAGCTCCATTAGTGTAGTTTTTCTGTGCATCTTTTGGTGAGATTGTTGAACCTTTAGATTCAACACCATTATTACTATATGCATTAGACAACCATACAAAAGGAGCACGACCTGTAAATACACCAACACCACCACGAACAAGAGTACTGTGGCTGTCATTAGTATACCAACTGAAACCTACACGTGGAGAAACCATTAACTTAGCGTTTGGCATTGTTCCAACTTTAACTCCAAACTTATTTGCATCTGCAAATGTGTTAAAAGCATCATTAGTTGTAGGATTGTTAAGAGTTGAACTGATATCAAATCTTAAGCCATAAGTCAAATTCAAATTTGGTGTAATGTCCCATTTGTCTTGAGCATAAATACCAAATATACCAGCCTTCATTGTTGGTGCATATCTTGTGTCACCATTTGTCAGTGCAGGGTCTGTGTATTTGTATGTAAACTTGTAAGGTTGGTCATTCATGAATAAATCCAAAGAATTGTAATACCAAGCTCCTGTTGCGGCTTGAATAAATAAATTCTTCATATTATAAATTTCGTTGTGTGTACCGAATGTCAAAGAATGATCACCAAGATACCATGATAAGTTATCTTCTGCGCTCCAAATATTTTGATTCAAATAGTTTGCTCCTGAAGAAAATTCTGTACCGATATTTACAGTGTTTGTACTTTGACCATCTCCACCTTGTACGTTACTAATCTGTACAGTTGGTCCCATATAAGGAATTACTCTGTTATCGCGTATAAAGTTAGCTGAAACACGAGCCTCGTTATATAGGTTGTCACTGATATGTGATGTGAGCTCTGCTACAAAAGAATTAGTCTTGTTGTTCATACGATAGCTACTATTGTTGAATGTGTAGCTTGTTGAAGATGAACCAGTCTTATCATCGAAAGAATCGTTATGTTGGAAACGGAATGATAAGTGATTTTTAATGTCAATATTCCAATCAAGACGAGCTAGAAGTCCCAGAGATTGTGTGTTAATTTGGTTTTTACCATAATTATCCTGGTTACCTGTCAATTGATTGTATTTGTCTGATATTTGTTTAGCTACATCTTCTGTAATATATTTGTCTGTGTATCCTGGAAATATACTATTTGGATAAGATGTCTTTTTGTATTCAGCACTAGCAAAGAAGAATAATTTGTTCTTAATGATAGGGCCTCCGAATGTAGCTCCGTATGTATTTGTATTCTGTTGTGCTAATTTGTCAAGAGCATGACCATTAACCATATTATACTTACCATACATTGCTTGGTTTGTATAGTATGTATAAGCAGATCCATGGAATTCGTTTGTTCCAGACTTTGTAATAGCATTGATAGCACCACCTGTAAATCCGCTCTGACGAACGTCAAAAGGAGCAACAGTTACTTGTAGTTCTTCTATTGCATCCATTGATATTGGATTGGCACCTGTCTGACCACCATTTGTGCCAGAAGCAGAAAGACCAAATACATCGTTACTTACAGTTCCGTCTATTTGGAAAGAGTTGTAACGGTTATTCGTTCCTGCGATAGTAATACCACCAACTTTTGATGTTGATACTAAAGGTGAAAGTCTTGCTACGTCATAAATGTCTCGATTAACTGTTGGTGCGTTATCAATTTGAGATTTGCTGAAATTGCTACCTGCACCATTAGCATTACGACCTGATTTACCTGTTACTAAGACTTCGCCTAGCTGATTAATGTCTTCTTTTAAGTCAGCATTTATCGCTAGTGGTTGACCCAGTGAAAGGCTAATATTGCCTAAAACTTCGTCTTTGTAACCAATGTAGCTGATAGTCACTTTGTAAGGACCACCAACACGCATACCCTGAATGGTATAGCGACCGCTTGAGTTTGTAACTGCATTATAAGTTGTTCCTGATGGAACGTGAACAGCTGTGACGGTAGCACCTATAACATCTTCGTTACCTGCCACAACCTTACCATTAATGCTTGAAGTTGTTACCTGCGCCATAATGGATGTTGTAAAGAACAACATCAGCGCTAATAAAAAATGCAATCTTTTTTGCATGACTTTTAACTGAAATTTAATTAATAATTTGAGGGGGTATAAACCCAGTTAATAATTCAACGCTGCAAATTTAGTTAAAAATTTCCAAAGTTGTGTTACAAAACAGTTAAAAGTTTGTTTGAATATACAATAAATAAACCGTGTCACAAAAATGACACGGTTTGTGTTCGAAATGTTACGATTTTATTCTTTTCGCTTCCAAATACTTGCAATTTTGTTTCTTATTGCAATCAAGTTGCAAATACTAACAAGTACAAGAAGTGATATTCCAACAACAAATGTTGAAAGCATGCTGCCATCTTCCATGTCTGGGAATAGAGTTTCAATAATTCCTATGTAATAGTTTCTCACGAAGAACAGAATTATCCATGCCATAATTAATACAGCAATATTAAGTGATATTGTCAATAATTGGTATGGACGTGCAACGTGCCCTGGACTATATCCAATGAGAAGCAAGTTTTCTAGTTTGCTTGAATTCTTCTGTACCAATAGATAGATACTTAGCATGAGGATATAGAAACTGAGGACAGAGATGATAAGACCAACAACCATGACCATTGTCACCATCATCTTCAGGAAGTATGTTGTCTTTTCTGCATTCAGTTTGTCGTTTTCTATTTCATATCCCTTCTTGTCAAGGTATTTTGTGAAGTTCTGATCGCCAGGATTTTTCAACGACATGATAAGTCTTGTCGGTTCAGTCTGCTGACCAGGAGCATATTCATTATTACTCCAGTCCATAAATGCTTGTGGAACAAGGATAGAACTTAGTCGACTTGAGAATCCAATCACCTTACCTTTGAATTGTGCCTGCTTCTTGTTTCCATGTACGAATATTTGGAAATCAATCATACCGATTAGCCCGTCACTGATTTTAGGCAATGAATGACTTTGTGCGAAACCAAAGTTATACATTGTTAGATATATACGTGGAAGTATTATAGGCACAACTTTAGATCCTGGTGTATATTTCCAGTCGCTGAGTTGTTTTACTTCTACAAAATTATCAGGAACACTCTCAAAACTAATTTCACCGTTGTCCAATACAGGTACTCCGTTGACGCTCATGTTTGCATCTACTTTATATTCAGTACTGGTGAATTTGCCTATTTTATCAGAGAAAGCTTGTTCACCCATATCATCAACTTCTGTATTTGAGAATGTGTTTGATCTTCCACTGATAGAACTGGCAGTTCCTATCTTTTTGTTTACTATCATGAAATCACTTTTCATGAAACTGTCTTCTGCTGTGAATATTGGCACTACATCATGGTAGAACTGAAATCCAAGCAAGACGATTAACATACCAAACAAGTTCGCAAAGAAAAATCCTGCGAACTGTGGCACACTAATATGCTGACGTAATAATTTCCAAACTAAATTCATCTTAAAGATAAAATTATAAAGACATGCAAAGTGCCCTATTACAGTTTAAATGTTTTTTCGTAATCCAAATCCATGTGTTTACCTATTGAGGTAACAATGACACCAGCACCTTGTGCTTTAGCTTCTGTCATCATTATTTCAGCCATTATTGCTGAGTTTGTGTCATCAAGGTGACTTATAGGCTCATCGGCGAAGATAAAGTCAAAAGGTTGTACCAATGAGCGTATTAGCGCAACTCGCTGCTGCTGACCGAATGACATTCTTCCTATTTTGGCATCCAACTTATCAGCTATACCAAGCATGTCAAACCATTTCACAATCTGGTCTCTGCTTTTGAAGCCGGTAAGTTTGTTTTTAATTTCCACGTTTTCAAAAGCTGTAAGTTCAGGGAATAGTCTCAATTCCTGAAATAGGTGACTGATGTGATGTTGGCGCATGTCTACCCATTCCTTCACTTGGTATTCTTTGGTGTTATCATTGTCGAATGTTACACTTCCATCGTAGTCGTGTCTGTAGCCAACAACATAGCTACAAAAAGTACTTTTCCCTTTTCCAGAATCAGCTTCTACAAGATAGAGATGTCCTTTTTCAAAAGTAGCATCCGTGTTCCAAATATCCGAATCTAGTTCATTTACTCTTTGAGCAAACACTTGAGGGATAACGTAACTGAATTTAATCGTTTCCAATTTCTTTATTTTAAAGTATAAACTATTGTTTCTAAGTTTCCGAAGATAGGTTTCAGCATACTTGTTACAGCTCCAGCCTTGTCTCCTTTCATGGCATTCATATTAATTACCATTACTAGTTTCTGACCCTTTATTATCTCCTTCACTTTGTCATCAAGTTGATCCTTTGAAGCTATTATTGACTGTGCAGCTTCCTCTTTACTACTTCCGCTGAAGAATTGCATATCCTTACTAACTCCAAAATAGAATGTAGTCTTCTTATCTGTGTAATACCATGCATTTTTCTGCCAGTCAATTATTTTTCCACCAGCAGGGCAACTTTCTTTCCAGTAACCAACATCATTAATCCAGTTGCTGTTGGCTAGTTGTGCCGTCATACTCATAGATATGTTGTCAGAACCATACGTAGGAGTGATGATAGCCATTTCTCCATCAACGCTGCGTATGATATTATCCATGTCGATAGCAGCGTTTACACCCATAAGTAATTGTTGAATACCTTTGTTACTCTGCATAAGCGGAAGGAACTTGGTTCCATTTACGTTAAGGAACATACCAAGCATTGCAGTCTTAGGCATAGAATTTATATATTTGCCTTTTATAGGTCTGTATATCTTTGTTGCATCTTTCAGAGATTTGTCTATGGTCTTGTTAAAAGAGAAAGTTTCTCCATTAATGTGCATTATGCCTTTCTTTACGCTCATTTCTGCTGCAATCATCACTTGTGATGCATCTGCGCCTTTTGGTGCGCCAAGAGTGAATGGTGCGATAAATTGATCTGGTAGAGCCTGGGCTTGTGCTACCATTGCCATTGGTGAATCTATGGAATCTAATTTCTCATACATTTTGCTTGCTGTGATGCCATCTTCCTCGTCCTGTTTCAGATATTTAGCCATCTGTTGCTGAAGTTGTGGTTGTGCATCTAGAGTTACAGGTCCCATTATGAGTATTGAAGCATCGCTCCAACCTGCAATCCATGCGCCTTTGAGTACCGTGAAATGGAATCCTCTGCGCTCTTTTGGTTTTGGACAGGATCCTTTTGCTGCCAGTTTATTGAAAGTCTCAGTCAAGTCATCCTCGTCTTTAACCTTCGCGCATACACCCAAATTACCGTCAGGTGATTCAAAAAGATAAATTTTATTACTTGCATCAATACCACTCTTGTCGATATTGCTAAAGTGGAGTAGGGTTTTCAATACAGCCATATTATTTACTCCGCTCATTTTTACTGGATCCATAGATATGAGGGCTGTACTCTCGTTAGGAATGGCGTTAAGATAACTATTGTCTGAACATGATGCAAATATAAGCACCATAAGACATGATATAAGGTATACTACTTTCTTCATAATCTTAATGATAATTGTGACATTGTCACAGCCATGAGTCCGGCCGTTTCAGTGCGAAGTCTGCTTTGTCCCAAAGAAATACTTTCGTATCCGTTTTCAATGGCAAGTCTTACCTCTTCAATTGAAAAGTCTCCTTCTGGACCAACCAATACGGTTATACTTTCGTTCTCTTTATCACTATTTATAATATCGAATAAATCGTTTTTCTCTATTTCTTGATAGCAATGTGCTATGAATTTTCTTCCTTTACGCGGAGTAGAGATGAAATCCTTGAAAGATATCATTTCGTTAACAACTGGCTTCCATGGTTTTCGGCTTTGCTTTACAGCCGAAACGACTATTTTTTCAATTCTTTCAGTGCGTAATACTTTGCGTTCTGAAAATGTGCAGTTTAGAAATGTAAGTTCATCAAATCCAATCTCTGTTGCTTTTTCAGTCATCCACTCTATGCGGTCCATATTCTTTGTCGGTGCTATGGCTAAATGAATGTGTCCTTTCCAAGTTTTATTCTGTGGTAAGGTTTCTTTTATTTCATATAAGCACTTCTTGTTTGTAGCTAAAGATACTTCTGCATGATAGAAGTTTCCTGTTCCATCCATGATAAACATCTCGTCACCACTTTTCAAGCGCAACACCCTCAATGCGTGTGTAGCCTCTTCCTGTGGTAACTCATTGTTGTTTTCAGCATCTGGTACATAGAAATATCTAACTTCTTTCATTAGTTTTGTTTCCTCCTCTTTATTTCTTCGCTAAGATATTGTGCCATTTCGTAATTTTCTTCCTTAATAGCATTGTCAAGAGATGTCTTTAGCATTTCGTCTGTTAGTGCGTTTACTGGTAAAGACATTCTGTTCTGCCCTTTGACGTATTTCACACTTTGTGCTTTCATCAGTTCGTCATCTATGTAAATAGGGATATCGCATGTGGTGGCTAACAGAATGGAGTCACTTACTCTTATGTTAGTTGAAACTTGTGCAATCTTATCGAATATTGTTGCTTGGTATTCTCCATCAATAATATCGTAGATGCGAACTTCAATATTCATACACCCAACCTTCAATACTTGCCCTATAGCTTCTGGCAGTCTGTCTTTTGTTATGTCTGATTTTATAGTTCTTATACTGAATTCATGTATCATGAATTTGTCGCATGTAATAGTCAGTTGGCGCTTTTCTTCTTCATCTGTAAGCACCAATAATCCTATATCTGTATTGCCAACAATTTCTGATACACTGTTGAATTTCAGTTTGACATTAAACATTTGTTCTCCTCCTGTAATTTAAAATTATTTATCTTCCGCCACAGGTGCTTTTGGTCTGAACATCAGTGCGAAACTAATTCCAACAACCATCGCGTATCCAGCGAATGTGAACCAGCATGATTGCCAGTCTGTTACTCCGTTTGCGGCTGTGTGATTTGTTACCACAGCCTGAGCAGCGAATGCACCGACAGTAGCACCTATACCGTTTGTCATTAGCATGAATAGTCCCTGTGCACTTGAACGCAATGATGGATCTGTGGCTTTGTCTACAAACAGTGAACCTGATATGTTGAAGAAGTCGAATGCTACACCATATATAATCATTGAAGCAATAAACATCCATACTCCAGAACCAGGATTACCTGTTCCTAAGAGCCCGAATCTCAATACCCATGCAAACATGGCGATAAGCATAACGTTTTTAATACCGAATTTCTTCATGAAGAATGGTATCATCAATATACAGAGAGTCTCACTGAATTGTGATATAGAGTAGAGTATTACTGGATATTTTACTCCGAATGTTCCTGCATACTCATGTATGGTCTTAAAACTTTCGATGAAAGGAGTCGCAAAGCCGTTGGTTATTTGTAGACTAACTCCAAGCATCATAGAGAAAATGAAGAATATTGCCATTTTCTTTTGCTTAAACAACGAAAAAGCCTTCAATCCGAAAGCATCAGCAATGCTTGTCTTGTCCTGATTCTTCTTAATTCCACAATTCGGTAGAGTGAATGTATATAGAAATAAAATTATGCTGAGTAAACCACTTACTATAAATTGAGTCTGGTTGCTCTTGTATCCCATAATATCAACAAACCACATTGTGCAGATAAATCCAACTGTTCCGAATACACGTATTGGCGGAAAGTCTTTCACTGTGTCAAGACCTGCTTGACTTAATGAAGAATATGCTACAGAATTGCTCAAAGCAAGTGTTGGCATATAGAAGGCAACACTTAGCGAATAGAAGGTGAACAGAATACCAAAATTGGCATTTGTCCCTGTTTCATTGCCATACCATGCTGCAGCAAACATGAATAGTCCGGCTAGCAAATGGCAATATCCTAAAAGTCTTTGTGCAGGTATAAATCTGTCGGCTATGATTCCCATGATTGCCGGCATAAATATAGATACAATTCCCTGCATAGCAAAGAATATTCCGATATGGTCACTCATACCTATGTTTCCCAGGTAAATTCCCATACATGTCAAATAAGCTCCCCAAACCGCGAATTCCAGGAAGTTCATCACTGATAGTCTGATTTTAAGATTCATCTATTATTTTTTTATTTTGCATGCAAAGATAGCGCAAATCGTGAGCAGAACAAAATAAAATACAAAGTTTTTTGTTTTTTATAACAAGATGCTGTCTATCTTTAATGTTGTGCTAAGTTAATGCGAACTTATAGAACAACTTAAATTCAGAATGATGAAGATAAAATCAAACGTTATTACTAGCCAAATTCCGCTGAATTCTCGGCAAAGATACTGCTAATTTTTTGTCCATGCAATCAGATTTAGTTTAGACTGTTAGCCAAAGTTTTAAATACTTGGGACTGCACATCATATTACACGTGCTCACGTATGCGCGCACTCTGGGTTTTTCATAAAAACAAGTGTCGAAGTGTCTATCCGTTGAGCATCAACTTGTTTGAACTCTTTTCGGTTTGAATGAAGTGTCGGCTATTCGTCGGTAAAATCTAGGCAATTATTTTACTCATATTGCCTTGCATTTTACGAAGAATTTCGATGCGTTTTACGATGTTTTACAGTGCGTTTTACGTTATATTGCACTGCGTTTTACGAAGCAATAGGAGGTAAAACATCGCAGAAAAGTTTGTATTTCTATATGGAATGAGTTGCGTTTCTATATAGAAACGCATGTAAAACTCGAAATTTTCCTGTCAGATTACCGTCACTTTCTTTAGTCTAATTCGTTGATAAAATATTGATATTCATTAAGTTGACACATCGACACTTATATTTTGCAAAACCCTAAGTGCGCGTGTATGCACGTACATTAATATGAGCCGAAATGGACGACGTAGCTACAACGTAGCTCATCGAAGCTAAATGGACCTGGCTGCGTATCGTTACTCTCAATGTTTATAGGCTTTGCGAGAGATACCGTAGCTGCGTAGCTAAAAAATATAAAAATGCGGGGAAGGTACCCTAAACATAGAAAATTCAAATCTAGATTGAAAAGTCTAAAACTGTTTGTAATATGTTACACTAAATGCTAATCATTTTAAGAGAACACTAGTGGAAATGCAAGAAATATTATTTGTATTATAATCTCATTAGTTTGTTTTTCGTATGACCATGTTTTGTTGTATAAATTGCACAAAAGTATAACATATAGTTAAAATAGTATTATTGTTTAATGGAATAATTTGTTATTTTTGTGTGATAATATTGAATATGATATAATGAAGAAACTGTTAACGATTTTAGCGGCGGCTTTTTTCTCCGCAAGTGTCAGTGCAAATGGTGGTTTTGTGAAAGTGCAGAATGGGCATTTCATAAGAGACGGCAAACCATATTATTATGTTGGTACTAATTTCTGGTATGGTGCAATTCTCGGTTCTACAGGACAGGGCGGAAACCGTAAACGACTTGTTAGGGAACTTGACAATATGAAAAAACTGGGAATTAATAATCTCAGGATTCTTGTTGGTTCAGATGGTGTGCAAGGAATAAAAACAAAGGTTGAACCAACTTTGCAGAAGTCACCAGGAGAGTATAATGACACTATCCTTGCTGGTTTGGATTATCTGATGAAAGAATTAGGAAAGCGTAAGATGGTCGCAGTGTTATATCTCAATAACTCTTGGGAATGGA
Protein-coding sequences here:
- a CDS encoding cupin domain-containing protein yields the protein MIIDFKDIEEAKIMGFKGGQGELDTRNYVDEKVKIMKSVLKSGASTGLHTHEGNCEIVYILKGSVTFHYDGNVETAKEGQVHYCPMNHNHYMENTTSEDVEYLAIVPEHH
- a CDS encoding TonB-dependent receptor: MQKRLHFLLALMLFFTTSIMAQVTTSSINGKVVAGNEDVIGATVTAVHVPSGTTYNAVTNSSGRYTIQGMRVGGPYKVTISYIGYKDEVLGNISLSLGQPLAINADLKEDINQLGEVLVTGKSGRNANGAGSNFSKSQIDNAPTVNRDIYDVARLSPLVSTSKVGGITIAGTNNRYNSFQIDGTVSNDVFGLSASGTNGGQTGANPISMDAIEELQVTVAPFDVRQSGFTGGAINAITKSGTNEFHGSAYTYYTNQAMYGKYNMVNGHALDKLAQQNTNTYGATFGGPIIKNKLFFFASAEYKKTSYPNSIFPGYTDKYITEDVAKQISDKYNQLTGNQDNYGKNQINTQSLGLLARLDWNIDIKNHLSFRFQHNDSFDDKTGSSSTSYTFNNSSYRMNNKTNSFVAELTSHISDNLYNEARVSANFIRDNRVIPYMGPTVQISNVQGGDGQSTNTVNIGTEFSSGANYLNQNIWSAEDNLSWYLGDHSLTFGTHNEIYNMKNLFIQAATGAWYYNSLDLFMNDQPYKFTYKYTDPALTNGDTRYAPTMKAGIFGIYAQDKWDITPNLNLTYGLRFDISSTLNNPTTNDAFNTFADANKFGVKVGTMPNAKLMVSPRVGFSWYTNDSHSTLVRGGVGVFTGRAPFVWLSNAYSNNGVESKGSTISPKDAQKNYTNGAPNITDYKDKLIDAANQGGSLSPDIVTIQKNFKYPQVFRANLALEQRLPEDIKFTLEGIYSKNMNNVFFENLAYSDQGNKTYAVQGVEASAVTSYTKVQANMPYYSIINLRNTSKGYSYNVSAKLEKSFDFGLNLMASYTFGHSYSVNDGTSSVAYSNWKYNYSRNTNDAHELSWSKFDIPHQVTVQVSYDSPKYWNNWMSTTVAVTYNGYSGGRYSLTMNEKSDYNGDGFNGNSLLYIPTKEELAVMNFVDNVNSKTKAVIMTADQSRQAYEDWIESDSYAKNHRGQYAKRNSQLTPWEHEINLHLAQTIYNGKGLGKFQITFDIMNFANMLNKKWGAKYDNAYNLSPLTFAGFKNNQTTFYYNSNNTPTASNIASRWHAQIGFRLIF
- a CDS encoding ABC transporter permease — its product is MNLVWKLLRQHISVPQFAGFFFANLFGMLIVLLGFQFYHDVVPIFTAEDSFMKSDFMIVNKKIGTASSISGRSNTFSNTEVDDMGEQAFSDKIGKFTSTEYKVDANMSVNGVPVLDNGEISFESVPDNFVEVKQLSDWKYTPGSKVVPIILPRIYLTMYNFGFAQSHSLPKISDGLIGMIDFQIFVHGNKKQAQFKGKVIGFSSRLSSILVPQAFMDWSNNEYAPGQQTEPTRLIMSLKNPGDQNFTKYLDKKGYEIENDKLNAEKTTYFLKMMVTMVMVVGLIISVLSFYILMLSIYLLVQKNSSKLENLLLIGYSPGHVARPYQLLTISLNIAVLIMAWIILFFVRNYYIGIIETLFPDMEDGSMLSTFVVGISLLVLVSICNLIAIRNKIASIWKRKE
- a CDS encoding ATP-binding cassette domain-containing protein gives rise to the protein METIKFSYVIPQVFAQRVNELDSDIWNTDATFEKGHLYLVEADSGKGKSTFCSYVVGYRHDYDGSVTFDNDNTKEYQVKEWVDMRQHHISHLFQELRLFPELTAFENVEIKNKLTGFKSRDQIVKWFDMLGIADKLDAKIGRMSFGQQQRVALIRSLVQPFDFIFADEPISHLDDTNSAIMAEIMMTEAKAQGAGVIVTSIGKHMDLDYEKTFKL
- a CDS encoding DUF4836 family protein, coding for MKKVVYLISCLMVLIFASCSDNSYLNAIPNESTALISMDPVKMSGVNNMAVLKTLLHFSNIDKSGIDASNKIYLFESPDGNLGVCAKVKDEDDLTETFNKLAAKGSCPKPKERRGFHFTVLKGAWIAGWSDASILIMGPVTLDAQPQLQQQMAKYLKQDEEDGITASKMYEKLDSIDSPMAMVAQAQALPDQFIAPFTLGAPKGADASQVMIAAEMSVKKGIMHINGETFSFNKTIDKSLKDATKIYRPIKGKYINSMPKTAMLGMFLNVNGTKFLPLMQSNKGIQQLLMGVNAAIDMDNIIRSVDGEMAIITPTYGSDNISMSMTAQLANSNWINDVGYWKESCPAGGKIIDWQKNAWYYTDKKTTFYFGVSKDMQFFSGSSKEEAAQSIIASKDQLDDKVKEIIKGQKLVMVINMNAMKGDKAGAVTSMLKPIFGNLETIVYTLK
- a CDS encoding 16S rRNA (uracil(1498)-N(3))-methyltransferase, which translates into the protein MKEVRYFYVPDAENNNELPQEEATHALRVLRLKSGDEMFIMDGTGNFYHAEVSLATNKKCLYEIKETLPQNKTWKGHIHLAIAPTKNMDRIEWMTEKATEIGFDELTFLNCTFSERKVLRTERIEKIVVSAVKQSRKPWKPVVNEMISFKDFISTPRKGRKFIAHCYQEIEKNDLFDIINSDKENESITVLVGPEGDFSIEEVRLAIENGYESISLGQSRLRTETAGLMAVTMSQLSLRL
- a CDS encoding bifunctional nuclease domain-containing protein codes for the protein MFNVKLKFNSVSEIVGNTDIGLLVLTDEEEKRQLTITCDKFMIHEFSIRTIKSDITKDRLPEAIGQVLKVGCMNIEVRIYDIIDGEYQATIFDKIAQVSTNIRVSDSILLATTCDIPIYIDDELMKAQSVKYVKGQNRMSLPVNALTDEMLKTSLDNAIKEENYEMAQYLSEEIKRRKQN
- a CDS encoding MFS transporter, coding for MNLKIRLSVMNFLEFAVWGAYLTCMGIYLGNIGMSDHIGIFFAMQGIVSIFMPAIMGIIADRFIPAQRLLGYCHLLAGLFMFAAAWYGNETGTNANFGILFTFYSLSVAFYMPTLALSNSVAYSSLSQAGLDTVKDFPPIRVFGTVGFICTMWFVDIMGYKSNQTQFIVSGLLSIILFLYTFTLPNCGIKKNQDKTSIADAFGLKAFSLFKQKKMAIFFIFSMMLGVSLQITNGFATPFIESFKTIHEYAGTFGVKYPVILYSISQFSETLCILMIPFFMKKFGIKNVMLIAMFAWVLRFGLLGTGNPGSGVWMFIASMIIYGVAFDFFNISGSLFVDKATDPSLRSSAQGLFMLMTNGIGATVGAFAAQAVVTNHTAANGVTDWQSCWFTFAGYAMVVGISFALMFRPKAPVAEDK